A genomic window from Gossypium hirsutum isolate 1008001.06 chromosome D12, Gossypium_hirsutum_v2.1, whole genome shotgun sequence includes:
- the LOC107946426 gene encoding alpha-xylosidase 1, producing the protein MFSPTYLLSSSSLYVLLVLLSCFYGGFSSAPTKIGKGYRLISAEETPDGGFLGHLQVKQKNNIYGPDIPLLQLYVKHETEDRLRVHITDAEKQRWEVPYNLLPREQPPALKQTIGRSRKNPLTVSELAGSELIFSFIADPFSFAVKRKSNGQTLFNSSSGGSDSFGEMVFKDQYLEISTQLPKDASLYGLGENTQPHGIKLYPNDPYTLYTTDVSAINLNTDLYGSHPVYMDLRNVGGQPFAHAVLLLNSNGMDVFYRGNSLTYKIIGGVFDFYFFSGPTPLGFVDQYTSFIGRPAPMPYWSLGFHQCRWGYHNLSVVEDVVENYRKAQIPLDVIWNDDDHMDGHKDFTLNPVNYPRPKLLAFLDKIHSRGMKYIVIIDPGIGVNSSYGVYQRGIANDVFIKYDGEPYLAQVWPGAVNFPDFLNPNTVAWWGDEVRRFHELVPVDGLWIDMNEASNFCSGKCTIPKGKQCPSGTGPGWICCLDCKNITKTRWDDPPYKINASGLQIPIGFKTIATSAVHYNGVLEYDAHSLYGFSQAIATHKALQGLEGKRPFILSRSTYVGSGKYAAHWTGDNKGTWEDLKYSITTVLNFGMFGVPMVGADICGFYPAPTEELCNRWIEVGAFYPFSRDHANYYSPRQELYQWKTVTKSAQNALGMRYKLLPYLYTLNYLAHTSGAPIARPLFFSFPAYKECYGLSTQFLLGSSLMVSPVLEKGKTSVKALFPPGSWYSLFDMTQTIVSKGQYFTLDAPLHVINVHLYQNTILPMQQGGMISKEARMTPFTLIVTFPAGASEAQAKGNLYLDNDELPEMKLGNGYSTHVDLYATLKQGLVKIWSEVQEGKFALDKGWKIEKITVLGLSGSVDTSGLEINGSPVANGASNIELTSVEQMHLQDVEDGVGKKKSLTVSLSGLNLYVGQKFDMSMKMGIQG; encoded by the exons ATGTTCTCTCCAACTTACCTACTTTCTTCGAGTTCCCTCTACGTTCTTCTGGTTTTATTATCATGTTTCTATGGAGGGTTTTCATCTGCCCCCACTAAGATTGGAAAAGGGTACCGTTTGATCTCAGCTGAAGAGACCCCTGATGGTGGCTTTCTGGGTCACCTTCAGGTCAAGCAAAAGAACAACATATATGGTCCTGATATTCCTCTCTTGCAACTCTATGTCAA GCATGAGACGGAAGATCGTTTGAGGGTACACATAACAGATGCTGAGAAGCAGAGATGGGAAGTTCCGTACAATCTTTTACCAAGGGAACAACCACCCGCATTGAAGCAAACGATTGGGAGATCAAGAAAGAACCCTTTAACAGTGTCGGAGCTTGCAGGGTCTGAGCTCATATTCAGCTTCATAGCCGACCCTTTTAGCTTTGCGGTGAAAAGGAAATCAAATGGGCAGACCCTTTTCAATTCCAGCTCTGGAGGGTCGGACTCATTCGGAGAAATGGTGTTTAAGGATCAGTACTTGGAGATATCCACACAGTTGCCTAAAGATGCTTCACTGTATGGACTTGGAGAGAACACTCAACCGCATGGCATCAAGCTGTATCCCAATGACCCTTACACATTGTACACAACCGATGTGTCAGCTATTAACCTCAACACTGATTTGTACGGATCCCACCCTGTTTACATGGACTTGAGGAATGTGGGTGGTCAGCCATTTGCACATGCTGTTCTCTTGTTGAACAGCAATGGCATGGATGTGTTTTACAGAGGGAATTCATTGACGTATAAGATAATAGGTGGTGTTTTTGACTTTTACTTCTTTTCCGGGCCCACTCCCCTTGGCTTTGTTGATCAGTACACCTCTTTTATCGGCAGGCCCGCTCCCATGCCTTACTGGTCTCTAG GGTTTCACCAATGCCGGTGGGGTTACCATAACCTCTCTGTAGTTGAAGATGTAGTTGAGAATTACAGGAAGGCCCAAATCCCACTTGATGTGATCTGGAATGATGATGATCATATGGATGGCCATAAGGACTTCACCCTCAACCCCGTAAACTACCCTCGTCCGAAGCTTCTTGCATTCCTGGACAAAATACATAGCAGAGGCATGAAATACATTGTCATCATTGATCCTGGAATTGGTGTTAATTCCAGTTATGGTGTATACCAAAGAGGCATCGCCAACGATGTATTTATCAAGTATGACGGTGAGCCTTACTTGGCCCAAGTGTGGCCCGGGGCTGTTAATTTCCCCGACTTCCTCAACCCTAATACTGTTGCATGGTGGGGTGATGAAGTCAGACGTTTCCATGAACTTGTCCCTGTTGATGGGCTCTGGATCGACATGAATGAAGCTTCGAACTTCTGTTCTGGGAAGTGCACGATACCGAAAGGCAAGCAGTGCCCAAGTGGGACTGGCCCTGGTTGGATTTGTTGCTTGGACTGCAAGAACATAACAAAGACAAGATGGGACGATCCACCATACAAGATCAATGCTTCTGGCTTGCAGATACCTATTGGGTTCAAAACTATTGCCACTAGCGCAGTTCACTACAACGGTGTTCTAGAGTATGATGCTCACAGTCTTTACGGCTTTTCACAAGCCATAGCAACACACAAGGCACTCCAAGGGCTTGAGGGAAAACGGCCGTTTATATTGTCACGATCTACATATGTTGGTTCAGGAAAATATGCTGCTCATTGGACAGGTGACAATAAGGGCACTTGGGAAGATTTGAAGTATTCTATAACTACAgtgttgaactttggtatgttTGGGGTTCCAATGGTTGGCGCAGATATATGTGGGTTCTATCCTGCCCCAACTGAAGAGTTGTGTAACCGTTGGATCGAAGTCGGTGCTTTTTACCCTTTCTCTAGGGATCATGCAAATTACTATTCTCCAAGGCAGGAGCTTTATCAATGGAAGACTGTCACCAAATCTGCTCAAAATGCACTAGGCATGAGGTATAAACTTCTTCCTTACCTCTACACACTCAACTATTTGGCTCATACAAGTGGAGCACCAATAGCCAGGCCACTTTTCTTCTCATTTCCTGCTTACAAGGAGTGCTATGGGCTGAGCACCCAATTCTTGCTCGGAAGCAGTCTCATGGTATCTCCAGTGCTTGAGAAGGGGAAAACATCAGTCAAAGCACTCTTCCCACCGGGTTCTTGGTACAGTCTCTTTGATATGACACAAACCATAGTGTCGAAGGGACAGTACTTCACGCTCGATGCACCTTTGCATGTGATCAATGTACATTTGTATCAGAACACCATACTACCAATGCAGCAAGGAGGAATGATCTCCAAGGAAGCTAGAATGACACCATTTACTCTTATAGTAACCTTCCCTGCCGGGGCTAGCGAAGCACAAGCCAAAGGCAATCTTTATCTCGACAATGACGAGCTTCCAGAAATGAAACTCGGAAACGGGTATTCAACACATGTCGACTTATACGCCACATTGAAGCAGGGATTGGTGAAGATCTGGTCAGAAGTTCAGGAGGGTAAGTTTGCTTTAGACAAAGGTtggaaaattgagaaaataacAGTGTTGGGATTGAGTGGAAGTGTAGACACATCTGGCCTTGAGATTAATGGAAGTCCGGTAGCCAATGGTGCTTCCAACATAGAATTGACCTCAGTGGAACAGATGCATTTGCAGGATGTTGAAGATGGGGTTGGCAAGAAGAAGTCTTTGACAGTGTCACTTTCAGGCTTGAACTTATATGTTGGGCAGAAGTTTGACATGTCCATGAAAATGGGGATACaaggttga